GTGTCTCTTCAATCACTCTCATCGTCTAATTATGTTTTCTAGCCTAGCCTGTTGAGTCTTCTGGCAGTTACAGAGCTGATGCTCATTACCATTTTCCTGTTGAAAGCGTGAAGATAGAGATTCCAATACCAGATCCTGAAAATTAAAGCAGCCTTCCTGAGAAGTATTTTGTAGATCCAGCTTCTGCCTGCCAGCTCATGAAGtatcattcacacacacacacacacacacacacacacacacacacacacacacacagagtcacaatCATTAATGTGGACAGCTTCAGGAAGAAGTAACAATTGCTAACCGTAGATGTAGCAAAAATATGATAATTTGTTCTGAAAAGCATCCTTATTCGGCGGTGTCTTAGAAGTCATCTacctcatcatcactggtatttattgagtgcttcctatgtgcagagctcacaacacttaggtacatatctataatttatttatattgatgtctgtctccctctttagtccGGAAgattgttgttggcagggaatatatctacctacgtaatattgtactcttccaggttcttagtgcagagcactgcacagaataagtgctgaataaatatgtagattgattgatggggagtgtacaataaaacagagttggcagaaacattccttgccacaATGAGCTACCTCCTaactcattagtacagtgcttaaccaataccataacaataatatcaCACTTAGTCTGGTTTCCAGAAATTCCAGCCATGCTTAAGACCAGGATTGAATCAGTTACTGCtgccaactctgtgcagagcactgtaataagcacttaaggaaagcaccaatcgatcaatagtatttgaaaGCAACaatcggtcaatagtatttactgagcacttatagtgtgcagagccaCATGTTATGTGctacggagagtacaatacaatagaattggtaggcacattccctgcccataatgaacagaAGAAGAGATTGAGTTCCCATTGACTTCTGCTCATGTCCATTGACTTGAATCTTCCTGGGAAaacctggggagagaaggagtttGGGAGGTGATATGTTGATCTCTGTGATCCACAGAAGGACGGAAAGATCTCATCATCTCAAAGACACATTGGGATCTGGGGGAAACGGGGATCCTTGTGGATCAACACCAAGGGGGAGAGTGCAGGAAAACACATTGACAGGAAGTTCATGACACTCTGCAATTCAGGGTCATGTTCCTTCACGAAGCTCAAATGAAGAGTGATAAGGCTGTTGATGCAATAGAAACAAACAAAGCAGCTGACGAGGAGCAGGATGGTGTGAATGGCTCTGGCCTCCGCAGAGGATTTCGGGGAGCGGCTGGTGCTGTGGATGTGCTGGACTTGTCTGTGGTGTCTGCGTAACACgatcaccatgtagccactggcccagctcaTGAGAAACACAAAGATGAAATCTCGGAGAGTTGAGGCAGTTAAAGTTAGAGTGACTCTAGCAACATTGTTCTTGGGTGTAGTAGAACAGTATTTTGTGATGTAGGTATGATCTGTGGAGGTGGCACTGTTGGTGGCTTTAGCAAATGTAATAATATTGATGGGGATTGGCATATTGAGGAGCCAgaagatgaagagggaagggaggatgtaATGGGAGGCCCTAGGCTTGAACTGGGACCACCAGGAGGtactgggactgatggtgactgCCTGGAAGACACTCAGAAGACAGGTGATGCAGATGGACAGGCCACGGGCTACTCTCCTCATGTACAATATTACCTTGCACCCAATGTCATCCAGAATATTCTTCATCCCAAAGGCCACCATCGTCTCTGGAACACCCCTTGTCAGCAGGGTCACCATGTTGGTCACAGTCAGATGGGTGAGGATCAGGTCCGTGGGCTTTTTCTGCTGGGGTTGAGCCACGAAGATGTGGACATACATCAAGAACATCGCTGTGTTCCCCAGCACGCCGACCATAgtctgagagaggaaggaaattccCAATACTAGGTCACTCAAAAACATTGTCTTGATATCTTCAGGAACTACAGAGTCCTGAAGACGCTACATCAATCTCAAGGAGCCAAATCCTGGAAGCAGATCCTGGGGGATTTGAGAAACATGGGGCAATTGTCAACATAGAAAATTTCTGCAATGCCTAGCTTCCCAGAAAATTTCCACTGGCCTCTATCTGAACTAGGCAGAATTAATCGGTAACAGCTTTTTCAGCCTTGAGAAGGTTGAGCAGGTCACTGGTgtcaccactagactgtaagctctagattggaagctcacagtgggcaggaaacatgactaccaactctgttgtattgaactcactcaagcatttagtgcaatttTCTGCACATATTagttgctcaattaataccattgactaattgaccgattgattgaaccAAAGCTGTGACTTCTGCTACACCAGGTCTGAGCCGTGAAGAGGttgaggccctgctgcttctgtcctatttatcatcatcctcaactTTCATATTTTGTTCTTATCGCATGTGACTGTCATCAACtatcttattcttagattgtacaCCCCTTGGAGACAAAGGATTGTGGTTATATCTCATCAACACATttatattccagcacttagtacagcacttaccacatagcaatcaatcaatgatatttatcatcataataatgttatttattaaatgcttactgtgtgaagagcgggGTCCTGAGTGTCTGGGAAAGAACGATACAATaaggttggtggacatgttccctgcccacaatgaactagagcttatcaatcattggtacttgcTGGCActtccatgggcagagcactagactaatgctttgttagagaagcagtgcagcttagtggaaaaagacgggtgtgggagtcagaggtcatgagttctaatcccagctccaccacttgtcatctatatgactttgggtgagtcacttaacttctctgtgcctcagttacctcatctgtaaaatggggattaagagtgtgagctcacgtgggacaacctgattaccttctatctcccccattgcttagaacagtgcttgacacattggggaagcagcgtggcttagtggaaaagagactggcttcggagtcagggtcatgacttaataataataataataataatgttggtatttgttaagcgcttactatgtgccgagcactgttctaagcgctggggtagacacaggggaatcaggttgtcccacgtggggctcacagtcttaatccccattttacagatgagggaactgaggcacagagaagttaagtgacttgcccacagtcacacagctgacaagtggcagagctgggattcgaactcacgagccctgactccaaagcccgtgctctttccactgcgccacgctgcttctcactgcgccacgctgcttctcaccagctctgccccttgtcagctgtgtgactgtgggcgagtcacttcacttctctgtgcctcagttccctcatctgtaaaatggggattaactgtgagcctcacgtgggacaacctgattaccctgtatctcccccagcgcttagaacagtgctcggcacatagtaagcgcttaacaaataccaacattaaaaatacTCTTATTATCAATACAgtaaaatagagctggtagacaagatccctgccctgctTGAAAAGACATGTGAAGAAGGAAAGATGAgcacagagagaaagtgagaattgaaaagaagaaacatggcctagtggaaagaatcgaGTCTGGAAGTCACAATTACCTGGGTTCCAGGAATGGGCTTGGTGGGAAAGGGattgaaaaagaagaaatgatatcctggctggattactctgtcagccttctctctgatctgccttcctcctacctctccccactcaagtctattcttcattctgctgcccagatcatcttcctgcagaaacgctctgggcatgtcgctcccatccttaaaaacctccagtggttgcctatcaacctccgcatgaaacacaACTCCTCACactgggcttcaaggttctctatcaccttgccccctcctacctcacttcctttctcttttcctactgcccaccccacaggttctgctcctctgtcgctcacctcctcaccgtccctcgatcaaGCCTatctgccgtcgacctctggcccacgtcctaccgctatcctggaatgccctccctcctcacctctgccaaactaactttcttcccctcttcaaagctctattgagagctcacctcctccaagagaccttcctagactgagcttccccttttccctctgctccctctctgctccccctccgctctctgctccctccctcttcccccttcgcctcgcctcaactaagccccctttccctctgctcctccccctctcccttcccctcccctcagcattgtgctcatttgtatatatttttattaccctattcattttgttaatgaggtgtacatccccttgattctatttatcgtgattatgttgtcttgtttttgtccatctgtctcccctgattagactgtaagcccatcattgggcagggattgtctctatctgttgccgaattgtacattccaagtgcttagtagagtggcctgcacatagtaagcgctcaattaatactattgaatgagtgaatgaataaaagaaatgaGAGGAGCCTGGGGTTTGATTGAGAAGAGATAAAGAAGAATGAAGTGGTGGAATAAAGAGAAACCATAGAgaagtagagagggagagagagaaaatagattaAAAACAGTAGAAAACAAATTGAGTGAATTGTAACAAGGCCAGGAAAAAGAGATTTGGAAGAGAGGGACAAGAAACTCTGATGAAGGAGACAAGAACCACAGAAGAgatgaagaaagtgggagaaagccCCAAAGAGATATAAGAAAACAAGaacagaggagaaggaagtggagaagaaaaaaatgtataaaatctggcaagaggagaaaggaaagagatgaaATGAAGAGAGGGAAGATAGGAGAAGAAATTtgtaaaagaaataataataatgataatgtgttcAAATGCTGTTCTAGATAGTggtgtagatatgagttaatcatgtcagataacatctctgtcccacatggggctcacagagcattgtacccagagcttgggagagcccagtatgacaagattaacagacacgttccctgcctattatgattttatagtctaaagggggagacagacattaatatgaataaataatttataatttaaagatatgtgcaaaggtaggagggagaagaggtattgaatccccattttgtagatgaggtacagagatgcaaagtgacttgcccaaggtcacaaagcagacaagtgttggaggtggaattagaacccaggtcctctgtctcccagtcccgagCTCTTTCTATTTGGCAATGCTGCTTACAGCTTTCTTGAAAGAGACCAATGTGGGGCAGCAGGGGTCGGGTAGATTGGAGGGTAAGGTGCTGGGAACTCACCTCCACATAGACACTCCAGTCAGAGACCTTATCCTTGATCACCCCTTTCCCAAAATACAGGGTCCTGGAAGACAGACTCTATCCCACCTCCTTTTTAAGGAGGAAGGTTCTAAGACGGTCCATCCCATCTTTAGATttccagaaattcattcattcctttaatagtattcattgagctcttactatgtgcagaacactgtattaagcgcttggaatgtacaatttggcaacagatagagagaatccctgcccaatgatgggctcacagtctaaatgggagacagtctaaacggcggagacagacagcaaagcaaaacaaaacacaacaaaaacaaggcaacatcatcaagataaatagaatcaagggaatgtatacttcattaacaaaatgaatagggtaataaataatatatacaagtgagcacaatgctaaggggatgggaaaggggaggagcagagggtggggtgggagggaagaggaggcagagcagagggaaaggggggtcagtctgggaaggcctcttggaggaggtgggctctgagtaggactttgaagaggggaagagagttagtttggcggacgtgaggagggagggcataccagaacagcggtaggacgtgggccaggggtcgacggcagcatAGGCGCcaacggggaacagtgaggaggtgagcggcagaggaggggagtgtacagggtgagcagtaggaagagaggtaacgtaggagggggcaaggtgatggagaactttgaaaccaagagtgaggaggttttgtttcgtgcaaagattgataggcaaaccactggaggtttttgaggaggagagtgacatgcccagagcgtttctgtaggaagatgatctgggcagcgaaatgaagatagactggagtggggagagataggaagaagggagatccgagaggaggctgacacaataatccagtcgggatattatgagagcttgtaccagcacaacagtggtttggatggagaggaaagggtggatcttggtgatattgtttGGGCGGAAAGGAAACACTAACCTGGGTCTGCCTGTGTCGCTGCTGGGCTGCAGACCAAAGGGCTAGGTCTGTCTGAATCTGGAAGCCCTGATGGGGAAGCAGTTATAGGAACGAGGTGAGGGTGAGTTCATCGCCCCCTGGGCCATCATTACCATGTCACTTTCTGTGGCTGTGACAGTCTCTGCAAGGAAGCTCTGAGAGGTTTCTGATGGAGAAGcccacttccctccccagtgAGAAACCTACTCCTCATCAGATGCCAGTGATAGGTTAATGAAGGAAACGAGCAATTAAGCAATCAGTGCTTTGACTGCCAAGTCGCCATCAAGGGATGAAGCTCTCTGAACCCTCAAATTGAAAGGAATGTCAAACTCCCACCTGGACCACGAGTTTTCTGGTAAGAGGAAGGAACAGTCAACAAAGACCAAATGCCCAATGTCGATAAGTTTCAAGCTCCTTCATTTCCAAAGTCAGAACACAGCTGTGGTTTGTCTCCATGGCTGGGACtgaggaaagagactgaggaggaggacaagatgGATGAGATGCTTTACATCGTCACCCGTTGGTCAGCTTCCTTCCCACCAATATCTGGACCCACCTTCTTGAACCTGAAAGCAacaaggcttagtggaaggaacgtgGGCCcaggagcactgtaccaagtgcttgggagagtacagtatagcagaactgatagatgcattccctgcccacaatggacttacagtctagagctggagacagacattaatgtaaatacataaattatggttatgtccataagtggtgtggggctaagGGACGGGTGAAAATaaggaacaaatccaagtacaaggacaatacagaagggagagggagaagaagaaacaagaACTTAGCcaaggaaaacctcttggaagagatatggttTCAATAAGAATttaaatggggggagagtaattatctttcaggtatgagaagggagggcattccaagcaaaTGTCAGGACATGAGTAGAACGTtggtgagataaatgaaatcGAGATACACTGTACTTGTTGGCATCAgagggttgaatgatagagacgTGCTGAGGATATGACAGGACTAtgaaagaatggtggtgctgtctccagtgaggggcaagtcagggagaggacagggtttgggtgggaagatgaggtgttctgtttagCAGTTAAGTTAGAGATGTCAGTGGGGCAACCAAATAGCAAGGTCTTGAtatcaggaggaaatatgaggctgcagagaagagaAATCAGTCCTGGacatgtaaatttgggaatcatcaacactgagatggtagtcgaagccatgggagtgaatgagttctccaaaggagtgggtgtagatggagaatagaaggagatccatATCTGAACCTTGAGGAGCTCCCAGAAAACagcctgagaatgagtggccaaagaaataggaggagaactaggagtggacagtgtcagtgaagccaaggtcggataatgTTGCCAGGAAacgggggtggtcaacagtatcaaaggcagggTAGAGGTTCAGGAGGAGTAGGATAAagtagaagtcattggatttggcaagaaggtgatcattTATGATCTTTGAGAGGTCAGTTTCTTCGGGGAAGCCAAATGGGAGCGGTTCAAGGAGATAATGCAGAGAAGAGTTCATTAAACCCAtaatgggtacagagcactgttttaagtcctggaaAAGAATGCACAGGTTGGAATTACCAGTagcagtaattgattgattgtggcatttgttaaacactcgctaagtgtaaagctctgtactaaagttggggtagatagaagataatcctgtcccacatgaggctcacagtctaaattggaagaacaggtattgaatccctatttcgtatatgaggaagccgaggcacagagaatcgatcaatcagtggcatttattaagtgattactgcgtGCATAGTATTGAtttaagcttctgggagagtacagtacaacacttggcagacacattccatgccca
The Ornithorhynchus anatinus isolate Pmale09 chromosome 4, mOrnAna1.pri.v4, whole genome shotgun sequence genome window above contains:
- the ORNANAV1R3017 gene encoding vomeronasal 1 receptor ornAnaV1R3017, translated to MFLSDLVLGISFLSQTMVGVLGNTAMFLMYVHIFVAQPQQKKPTDLILTHLTVTNMVTLLTRGVPETMVAFGMKNILDDIGCKVILYMRRVARGLSICITCLLSVFQAVTISPSTSWWSQFKPRASHYILPSLFIFWLLNMPIPINIITFAKATNSATSTDHTYITKYCSTTPKNNVARVTLTLTASTLRDFIFVFLMSWASGYMVIVLRRHHRQVQHIHSTSRSPKSSAEARAIHTILLLVSCFVCFYCINSLITLHLSFVKEHDPELQSVMNFLSMCFPALSPLVLIHKDPRFPQIPMCL